In a single window of the Thermococcus stetteri genome:
- a CDS encoding anaerobic ribonucleoside-triphosphate reductase activating protein — MLTSGWKAVSMVDVHGKVTFTLWLCSCNLKCPFCHNWRIAEGKGCFKLERGAMLEELEVNSFLIDYFHVTGGEPLMQWTELSSLLAGVKALDVPVSLNTNLTLVGPLEQLLNAGLVDHIATDLKAPPAVLYGLPGEASERLWRLFLRGLELVSDYGLPLELRIPVPRDFDVWPWIEEGLGHIDTEFYVVLNPLVGKPLTNPRDEAWCSAHCWPEDEVRKLGERLDELGIEFHVNRWV, encoded by the coding sequence ATGCTCACAAGTGGCTGGAAAGCCGTCAGCATGGTGGATGTGCACGGAAAGGTCACCTTTACGCTCTGGCTGTGCAGTTGTAACTTGAAATGCCCCTTCTGTCATAACTGGCGGATAGCTGAGGGAAAAGGCTGCTTCAAGCTGGAACGGGGGGCAATGCTTGAGGAGCTTGAGGTGAACTCCTTCCTCATCGATTACTTCCACGTCACCGGTGGCGAGCCGCTGATGCAGTGGACCGAGCTTTCATCGCTGTTAGCTGGTGTGAAGGCCCTTGACGTTCCCGTCAGCCTCAACACGAACCTCACCCTCGTTGGGCCTCTTGAACAACTCCTTAATGCCGGGCTCGTTGATCACATCGCGACCGACCTGAAGGCACCCCCTGCTGTTCTCTATGGCCTTCCCGGGGAAGCCAGCGAACGGCTCTGGAGGCTGTTCCTGAGGGGGCTTGAGCTGGTATCCGACTACGGTCTTCCCCTTGAACTTCGCATTCCCGTTCCCAGGGACTTTGACGTATGGCCATGGATCGAGGAAGGGCTCGGACACATCGACACGGAGTTTTACGTCGTCCTTAATCCTCTTGTTGGAAAACCGCTGACGAATCCTCGCGACGAAGCATGGTGCTCCGCCCACTGCTGGCCGGAAGACGAAGTCAGAAAACTCGGAGAGAGGCTTGATGAGCTTGGTATTGAATTTCATGTAAACAGATGGGTCTAA
- a CDS encoding anaerobic ribonucleoside triphosphate reductase gives METVRKDIIQEYAGWSSLDVLENANRYPGPTGFFAYVMEEALKEHLSLIPAEGRKAHFSGDIYIHKLPYSLYIPYCTGHSTARLLEKGLKTPTIISRPAKHFDTYVDHIANYLITMQHYFSGAQALSSVEWYAGPFIRKEGLDRSKIRQNIQRLVFNLNYPSRVGMQSPFTNFTVTLDAPKKMLEGDMAIYAGEKVEPLGEYEREAREFFIALTEVLREGDAKGQPFTFPIPTLMTTANMLWNDPEVFEAVFTTASKRGSFYWLNTNVVDPDASFSMCCRLVIDKNEMKEVFSFNSGDTKEQWLNEVERQRFGGLWAMPDVTGSVNVTTVNLPRLALKANGDDDKFWEEYERVLSVVKATTDWFRERYVRLITNYRQMYQMIHLYLEEFPSSHFNTIGILGLPEAAAIYLNEPDLWKEGTRKDWLKAAGLMKEMVEFATAKARGWMRETGTPWNVEEVPGESAAAKLAIKDIEEFPELGGYLEDPENPIYSTSIAPYYGSLELGDRIRIEEKVQRSFTGGVMMHIFLGEEPDPEALAKLTKRLMRTDLVYWSYTPAVTVCNECGHSTTGLHTSCQRCGSENVEIWSRIIGYYRPLKNWNPFRKKEFWTRRHYTS, from the coding sequence ATGGAAACTGTGAGGAAGGACATTATCCAGGAGTACGCCGGCTGGAGCAGTCTCGACGTTCTCGAAAATGCAAACCGCTATCCCGGGCCAACCGGCTTCTTTGCCTACGTGATGGAAGAAGCGCTCAAAGAGCACCTCTCGCTCATCCCGGCGGAGGGCAGGAAGGCCCACTTCAGCGGGGATATCTACATCCACAAGCTTCCCTACAGTCTCTACATCCCTTACTGCACGGGCCATAGCACGGCGAGGCTCCTTGAGAAGGGTCTAAAGACACCAACGATAATATCGAGGCCGGCCAAACACTTCGACACCTACGTCGACCACATAGCCAACTACCTCATAACCATGCAGCACTACTTCAGCGGCGCTCAGGCCCTCTCAAGCGTCGAGTGGTACGCGGGGCCGTTCATAAGGAAAGAGGGCCTCGACAGGAGCAAGATACGGCAGAACATTCAGAGACTGGTCTTCAACCTCAACTACCCGAGCAGAGTAGGTATGCAAAGTCCATTCACCAACTTCACCGTAACACTCGATGCTCCCAAGAAGATGCTCGAAGGGGACATGGCAATCTACGCCGGCGAGAAGGTCGAGCCTCTCGGAGAGTACGAGAGAGAAGCCAGGGAGTTCTTCATAGCCCTAACCGAAGTTCTCCGCGAGGGGGACGCAAAGGGACAGCCATTCACCTTCCCGATTCCGACTCTCATGACCACAGCGAACATGCTCTGGAACGACCCCGAGGTGTTTGAGGCCGTCTTTACAACCGCTTCAAAGCGCGGAAGCTTCTACTGGCTCAACACAAACGTTGTGGACCCGGACGCAAGCTTCTCGATGTGCTGCAGGCTTGTAATAGATAAAAACGAAATGAAAGAGGTTTTTAGCTTTAATTCGGGTGATACAAAAGAGCAATGGCTGAATGAAGTTGAGAGGCAGCGCTTCGGCGGCCTCTGGGCGATGCCCGACGTCACTGGCTCCGTGAACGTCACGACGGTCAACCTTCCGAGGCTCGCCCTGAAGGCCAACGGCGATGACGATAAGTTCTGGGAGGAATACGAAAGGGTTCTCAGTGTGGTTAAAGCAACGACCGACTGGTTCCGTGAGCGCTACGTGAGACTGATAACGAACTACCGCCAGATGTATCAGATGATCCACCTCTACCTTGAGGAGTTCCCATCGAGCCACTTCAACACCATCGGAATCCTCGGTCTGCCTGAGGCAGCTGCAATTTACCTCAACGAACCGGACCTCTGGAAAGAGGGCACGAGGAAGGACTGGCTTAAAGCCGCAGGGCTCATGAAGGAGATGGTCGAGTTCGCAACAGCAAAGGCCAGAGGATGGATGCGTGAAACCGGAACGCCGTGGAACGTTGAGGAAGTGCCGGGTGAAAGCGCCGCTGCGAAGCTCGCCATCAAAGACATCGAAGAATTTCCGGAGCTGGGGGGATACCTCGAAGATCCGGAGAATCCAATTTACTCCACCAGCATAGCGCCTTACTACGGCTCGCTTGAGCTGGGTGACAGGATACGCATAGAGGAGAAGGTTCAGAGGAGCTTCACCGGTGGAGTGATGATGCACATATTCCTTGGAGAGGAGCCGGATCCGGAGGCACTGGCAAAGCTCACGAAGAGGCTCATGAGGACTGACCTCGTCTACTGGAGCTACACACCTGCAGTGACAGTCTGCAACGAGTGCGGCCACTCGACTACTGGTCTGCACACATCCTGCCAGCGCTGCGGAAGCGAGAACGTCGAGATATGGAGCAGGATTATCGGCTACTACCGCCCGCTCAAAAACTGGAACCCCTTCAGGAAGAAGGAGTTCTGGACGAGGAGGCACTACACCTCCTGA
- a CDS encoding tetratricopeptide repeat protein — protein MGNIKAEWENALTAKDCGRLLELFDDYIDSIEDEETLRKELERLKGVAEECEDPYDLAHEIGHVYAHLDDAEAGIELYRMVAERKKDDPEEYATALYYLADAYEHFGMPEKAIETYGKLLKLEEEVLKNEREIALTLANLAVNYDELGETEKAIELMERARGIFEGIRDEKNHMISLLDLAHFRYELGDYDAAEALINEVLRNPREDEIEINARLVEAEIFAGREEYDKAFRAIRNALVKAINVSDEIFGLVFDTLTDFIEGLFNEGSYGVVAENMESFAELFEDDTAYFFRAIAELARWKAGEDGAKERFDELYSKVENEELRSVLDEWKRPKLSLGLGL, from the coding sequence ATGGGCAACATCAAGGCCGAATGGGAGAATGCCCTCACCGCGAAGGACTGTGGGAGGCTCCTGGAGCTCTTTGACGATTACATAGACTCCATAGAGGACGAGGAGACCCTCAGAAAGGAGCTCGAGAGGCTCAAGGGGGTCGCCGAGGAGTGCGAGGATCCCTACGACCTGGCCCACGAGATAGGCCACGTCTACGCGCACCTCGACGACGCTGAGGCCGGAATCGAGCTCTACAGGATGGTGGCCGAGAGGAAGAAGGATGACCCCGAGGAGTACGCGACCGCGCTCTACTACCTGGCCGATGCTTACGAGCACTTCGGCATGCCGGAGAAGGCCATAGAAACCTATGGGAAGCTCCTCAAACTCGAGGAAGAGGTTCTGAAGAACGAGAGGGAGATAGCGCTCACGCTGGCGAACCTGGCGGTGAACTACGACGAGCTCGGCGAGACCGAGAAGGCCATCGAGCTCATGGAGCGCGCGAGGGGAATCTTCGAGGGGATACGGGACGAGAAGAACCACATGATAAGCCTCCTCGACCTTGCGCACTTCAGGTACGAACTCGGGGACTACGATGCCGCCGAGGCTCTGATAAACGAGGTTCTCCGGAACCCGAGGGAGGATGAGATTGAGATAAACGCCAGGCTGGTCGAGGCGGAGATATTCGCCGGAAGGGAGGAGTACGACAAGGCTTTCAGGGCGATAAGAAATGCACTCGTCAAGGCCATAAACGTAAGCGACGAGATTTTTGGCCTCGTCTTCGACACGCTGACGGATTTCATCGAGGGGCTCTTCAACGAGGGCTCCTACGGCGTTGTCGCGGAGAACATGGAGTCCTTTGCGGAGCTCTTTGAGGATGATACCGCCTACTTCTTCAGAGCCATCGCCGAGCTGGCGCGCTGGAAGGCCGGAGAGGACGGTGCGAAGGAGCGCTTTGACGAGCTCTACTCCAAGGTGGAGAACGAGGAGCTCCGCTCGGTTCTGGACGAGTGGAAGAGGCCGAAGCTGAGTCTGGGTCTGGGGCTTTAG
- a CDS encoding DUF2283 domain-containing protein: MKVRYDPKDDILYILIREGPVADTDEVDEDVWFEYDERGNVVGIEIWNAGENVIRKSLLEIERYTKALNRKIEA; encoded by the coding sequence ATGAAGGTTAGGTATGACCCAAAGGATGATATCCTCTATATTCTGATCAGAGAGGGCCCGGTGGCAGACACCGACGAAGTTGACGAAGACGTGTGGTTCGAGTATGATGAGAGGGGAAACGTGGTAGGAATAGAGATATGGAACGCTGGGGAGAATGTTATCAGAAAAAGTCTCCTGGAAATAGAGCGCTATACGAAGGCGTTGAATAGAAAAATAGAAGCCTAA
- a CDS encoding elongation factor 1-beta has product MSDFNLVGVIKVMPTDPDVNLDELEEKLKAVIPEKFGLAKVEREPIAFGLVALKFYVLGRDEEGYSYDAVADLFREVENVESAEVETVSRI; this is encoded by the coding sequence ATGAGCGACTTCAACCTTGTTGGTGTCATTAAGGTCATGCCGACCGACCCTGATGTGAACCTCGACGAGCTCGAGGAGAAGCTGAAAGCTGTTATCCCCGAGAAGTTCGGCCTCGCCAAGGTCGAGCGCGAGCCGATTGCCTTCGGTCTCGTCGCCCTCAAGTTCTACGTCCTCGGAAGGGACGAGGAGGGCTACTCCTACGACGCCGTCGCCGATCTCTTCCGCGAGGTCGAGAACGTCGAGAGCGCGGAAGTTGAGACCGTCTCGAGGATCTGA
- a CDS encoding zinc finger domain-containing protein yields the protein MEAKFEIPVCTSCGKEITPREHATHFVCPNCGEEIIWRCESCRVLSVPYKCPKCGWEGP from the coding sequence GTGGAAGCCAAGTTCGAGATACCCGTATGCACATCATGCGGAAAGGAGATAACCCCTAGGGAGCACGCCACTCACTTCGTCTGCCCGAACTGCGGCGAGGAGATAATCTGGCGCTGCGAAAGCTGCAGGGTGTTGAGCGTCCCCTACAAGTGCCCCAAGTGCGGCTGGGAGGGGCCGTGA
- a CDS encoding nucleotidyl transferase AbiEii/AbiGii toxin family protein, producing the protein MDEEMLRYLAAKTGLSRNYIAKEEKISYLLSQLWEIFGEKAILKGGTALNRVYLARIGAARFSEDIDIDYFDGDLSTAAEEIKEGMELIEGFDVKGPRVLHRTFRFDCYYMNPLGNRDRVKVEFYLSRPPYIGARVELVKSPFVGEYPTMFRVYSFEDLLAKKLAALYNRTEGKDIYDSFHALNIEFDKNKLENALKLTLEFYHINTGDFLKSLVEKLDYAKKNARYLGNSTNHFIPKSLRPNWVEIIESLKLRIEELSQVFSS; encoded by the coding sequence ATGGATGAGGAGATGCTCCGGTATCTGGCGGCAAAGACGGGACTGAGCCGGAACTATATTGCCAAGGAGGAGAAGATCTCTTACCTGCTCAGTCAGCTGTGGGAAATCTTCGGCGAGAAGGCTATACTTAAAGGTGGCACTGCCCTCAACAGGGTCTATCTCGCCAGAATCGGGGCGGCAAGGTTTTCCGAGGACATAGACATTGACTATTTTGACGGCGACCTGAGCACGGCGGCCGAGGAGATAAAAGAGGGCATGGAACTCATTGAGGGATTTGACGTTAAGGGTCCGAGGGTTCTGCACAGGACCTTTCGGTTCGATTGCTATTACATGAACCCCCTCGGAAACAGGGACAGGGTTAAAGTTGAGTTCTACCTCAGCAGGCCGCCCTACATTGGGGCCAGAGTTGAGCTGGTCAAATCACCCTTCGTCGGTGAGTACCCGACCATGTTCAGGGTGTACTCCTTTGAAGACCTGCTCGCCAAGAAACTCGCCGCCCTCTACAACCGCACTGAAGGCAAGGACATCTACGACTCTTTCCATGCCCTCAACATTGAGTTTGATAAGAACAAGCTGGAGAATGCTTTGAAGCTCACCCTTGAATTCTACCACATTAATACTGGGGACTTCCTAAAGAGTTTAGTTGAAAAGCTCGATTATGCAAAGAAAAATGCCCGGTACCTTGGCAACTCCACCAACCACTTTATCCCCAAGAGCCTGCGCCCCAACTGGGTGGAGATTATAGAAAGCCTGAAGCTCAGAATTGAAGAACTGAGCCAGGTGTTCTCTTCGTAG
- a CDS encoding type IV toxin-antitoxin system AbiEi family antitoxin domain-containing protein has protein sequence MQKNYYLTKTEQDIMRVIRGTDIVSADEIRELFPGLSGGMVKKVLWSLSKKGYLTRLKKGLYLVNEHPGNPSIKNPYRIALALFPGYIAFSSALRLYDLLDYEPFTIFVATPRKSGERTIGEYTIKAVALGEKATGMMLKDGLYTSTLAKTFFDCFYKPRYCGGYSEITKALYEAEKLDWDEFVGYFERFASDSLCQRTGYVLELLKNELGVDIPEEVLNHLRSRVKGWTKLVPTLPSRGRSIEGWKVIDNLGKEKILGWAYG, from the coding sequence ATGCAGAAAAATTACTACCTTACAAAAACTGAACAGGACATAATGAGGGTGATACGAGGGACTGATATAGTGAGTGCTGACGAGATTAGAGAACTCTTCCCGGGTCTCAGCGGGGGGATGGTTAAAAAGGTCCTTTGGAGCCTCTCAAAGAAGGGCTACCTCACGAGGCTGAAGAAAGGCCTCTACCTCGTCAATGAACACCCTGGAAACCCCTCAATAAAAAACCCCTACAGGATAGCCCTCGCCCTGTTCCCGGGATACATAGCATTCTCTTCCGCCCTGAGGCTTTATGACCTGCTCGACTACGAGCCTTTCACGATATTCGTGGCCACACCTAGGAAATCCGGTGAGAGAACCATAGGGGAGTACACGATCAAGGCCGTTGCCCTCGGAGAAAAGGCCACGGGAATGATGCTTAAGGACGGCCTCTACACCTCTACCCTCGCGAAGACGTTCTTCGACTGCTTCTACAAGCCGAGATACTGCGGGGGCTACTCTGAGATAACCAAGGCCCTTTATGAGGCCGAAAAACTCGACTGGGACGAGTTCGTGGGCTACTTCGAGCGCTTTGCCAGCGACTCCCTCTGTCAGAGAACCGGTTACGTCTTGGAGCTCCTCAAAAACGAGTTAGGGGTCGACATCCCAGAGGAGGTTCTTAACCATCTAAGGAGCAGAGTTAAGGGCTGGACGAAGCTCGTTCCAACTCTCCCATCCCGCGGGAGGAGCATTGAGGGGTGGAAAGTGATAGACAACCTTGGAAAGGAGAAGATACTGGGGTGGGCGTATGGATGA
- a CDS encoding putative toxin-antitoxin system toxin component, PIN family, protein MKVVMDTNVVLAAMIKPSGLAALLIKALDGDFLMNYTSEEALHEISLKIGLLAEKGRLSSEWKRILARYLRGSITVLPSREFNISRDPEDNKWLEIAYEGKVEYILTWDDDLIALRDENKVVCLEDHALKILRPLEFYHEVLKQLC, encoded by the coding sequence ATGAAGGTGGTCATGGATACCAACGTTGTCCTGGCGGCCATGATTAAGCCAAGCGGACTGGCGGCACTTCTCATCAAAGCCCTAGACGGGGATTTTCTTATGAATTATACAAGCGAAGAAGCGCTCCATGAGATCAGCTTAAAGATTGGCCTCTTGGCTGAGAAGGGGAGGCTCTCCAGTGAATGGAAGCGGATTCTGGCCAGGTATTTGAGGGGCTCCATAACAGTCTTGCCTTCGAGGGAGTTTAACATATCCAGGGATCCCGAGGATAATAAATGGCTGGAAATTGCCTACGAAGGAAAAGTTGAGTACATCTTAACTTGGGACGATGATTTGATAGCTTTGAGGGACGAGAACAAGGTTGTGTGCTTGGAGGACCATGCCCTTAAAATCCTCCGACCTCTTGAGTTCTATCACGAGGTTCTGAAACAACTCTGTTAG
- a CDS encoding ribbon-helix-helix domain-containing protein — protein MAGTVDYPVSVRLPGYVIKKIDELVKKKEFRSRSDFIKFAVTLALGQMMMEEAKELAKDLTLQDVRAESENARRMLASGDFEDEWPEVKDVLEEVDGEYRRLTGARR, from the coding sequence ATGGCGGGGACGGTAGATTACCCCGTCTCCGTGAGGTTACCGGGGTACGTTATCAAGAAAATAGATGAGCTGGTAAAAAAGAAGGAGTTCAGGAGCCGTTCAGACTTCATCAAGTTCGCCGTTACGCTGGCACTTGGACAGATGATGATGGAAGAGGCCAAGGAACTTGCCAAGGACCTGACTCTTCAGGATGTTCGTGCGGAGAGCGAGAATGCCCGGAGAATGTTGGCCTCTGGAGACTTTGAGGACGAGTGGCCTGAAGTCAAGGATGTCCTCGAGGAAGTTGATGGGGAGTACAGGAGACTCACGGGTGCCAGGAGATGA
- a CDS encoding DUF996 domain-containing protein encodes MASLVWFGTIFGSMISMNKSPEMGLGMMGTGGLVAALLMIAGMWFMKQSYDIISEETGVKTFHTVGLLYIVGAVLSIIVIGILLIVVAAILEIIAFFSLPDELEKPSEDAVVVA; translated from the coding sequence ATAGCGAGCCTTGTCTGGTTTGGAACGATATTCGGCTCAATGATAAGCATGAACAAATCCCCGGAGATGGGCCTGGGAATGATGGGCACCGGCGGACTCGTGGCGGCGCTGCTTATGATAGCAGGAATGTGGTTTATGAAGCAGAGCTACGACATAATCTCCGAAGAGACAGGCGTTAAGACCTTTCACACGGTCGGTCTGCTCTACATCGTCGGCGCCGTGCTGTCGATAATCGTGATAGGCATCCTCCTCATCGTGGTTGCGGCGATACTCGAGATAATAGCCTTCTTCTCCCTTCCCGACGAGCTTGAGAAGCCCAGCGAGGACGCAGTGGTCGTCGCATGA
- the thyX gene encoding FAD-dependent thymidylate synthase, producing the protein MGSGIKVRLVNYTKKSLETVTWAALISYWDGWETEAFGRMSDKDVEMHLPRVLGYGHESILEHATLTFAIEGCSRVCSHQLVRHRLASYTQQSQRYITLNPEDVEETFVIPEGIKNDPELLEEWKELMRKSIELYKKSIERGQHQEDARFILPQAVRTKIVVTMNLRELKHFLGLRACERAQWEIREVAWKMLEEIAKNDELRPIIKWAKLGPRCIQLGYCPEGELMPPNCWKRTKEKWKTLVKG; encoded by the coding sequence ATGGGCAGTGGAATCAAGGTCCGGCTCGTCAATTATACGAAAAAATCCCTGGAAACTGTCACATGGGCGGCTCTCATAAGCTACTGGGATGGCTGGGAAACCGAGGCCTTTGGGAGAATGAGCGACAAGGATGTTGAGATGCACCTGCCCAGGGTTCTCGGCTACGGTCATGAGTCCATTCTGGAGCACGCGACGCTCACCTTTGCCATCGAGGGATGTTCTCGTGTTTGTTCGCACCAACTTGTGAGGCATAGGCTTGCAAGCTATACCCAACAGTCACAGCGCTACATCACCTTAAACCCTGAAGACGTTGAAGAGACTTTCGTCATTCCCGAGGGTATAAAGAACGATCCCGAGCTTCTCGAAGAATGGAAGGAGCTTATGAGGAAGTCCATTGAGCTCTACAAAAAGAGCATTGAGCGCGGTCAGCACCAGGAGGACGCCCGCTTCATACTCCCCCAGGCGGTGAGGACGAAGATAGTTGTCACTATGAACCTCCGCGAGCTGAAGCACTTTTTAGGGCTGAGGGCCTGTGAGAGGGCCCAGTGGGAGATAAGGGAAGTTGCCTGGAAGATGCTCGAGGAGATCGCTAAAAACGATGAGCTGAGGCCGATAATAAAGTGGGCAAAGCTTGGGCCGAGGTGCATCCAGCTCGGCTACTGTCCGGAGGGCGAGCTGATGCCTCCTAACTGCTGGAAGAGGACAAAAGAAAAGTGGAAAACGCTTGTAAAAGGTTAG
- a CDS encoding STK_08120 family protein has product MKSRGWEVDINADWETLKTILSDPKKTLPFFPYFKEFRENKVRFEVPRFIFNFGYEFKLDIGFGNSEAIYTLSGERGILTVTFKVEHGRLRVTASWAGFGEALMGKPLEIFARGITEALQEFCSSFTCPVVGMSSEEGEVIRITPESAPAFLKRLALEFGTDFIVEGTAEDGTYLAAEVVEGRLVELHVRQGLKETVINTDISVVELDEDPFRDLPLNRNFKIKVKKLPTG; this is encoded by the coding sequence TTGAAATCGAGGGGCTGGGAAGTCGATATTAACGCTGATTGGGAGACCCTCAAGACAATCCTGAGCGATCCAAAGAAGACACTACCGTTCTTTCCCTACTTCAAGGAGTTTAGGGAGAACAAAGTTAGGTTTGAGGTTCCTAGGTTCATCTTCAACTTTGGCTACGAGTTCAAACTCGACATCGGCTTCGGAAACAGCGAGGCCATCTACACCCTCAGTGGGGAGAGGGGAATACTGACCGTGACATTCAAAGTTGAGCACGGCCGCCTCCGAGTAACCGCCAGCTGGGCTGGCTTTGGAGAGGCATTAATGGGCAAGCCTTTGGAGATTTTTGCCCGAGGAATAACGGAAGCCCTTCAGGAGTTCTGTTCATCTTTCACATGTCCAGTGGTCGGGATGTCTTCAGAGGAGGGAGAAGTCATCAGGATCACCCCTGAGAGCGCACCCGCCTTTTTAAAGAGGCTGGCTCTTGAATTCGGCACTGATTTCATAGTGGAGGGAACGGCAGAGGATGGGACCTACCTGGCGGCCGAGGTGGTTGAGGGCCGGTTGGTTGAACTCCACGTAAGGCAGGGACTAAAAGAGACTGTGATAAATACTGACATTAGTGTGGTCGAACTTGATGAGGATCCGTTCCGAGACCTGCCTCTAAACAGAAACTTCAAAATAAAAGTGAAAAAGTTGCCCACCGGGTAG
- a CDS encoding carbon-nitrogen hydrolase family protein, with the protein MKVALIPMRVEDGDFEANWKEFKRRFDEALEHNSDFLVFPEYCLTGFREWDFSGVELYEEITARVSELARENNVYVVFGLLEPYKNCVYNSALLIGRNGEVLLKHRKFQEPYKFCTGNTVRTARTEFGKAAIIICGDLYNKRIAKWVRRKRPDFLFVPMEYSPDYEEPNEEDIEAMSERVRLLGVRAFIVNSFPPGGVWVFDKNGALIVGSRGERMLVWEDKRKGQP; encoded by the coding sequence ATGAAGGTGGCGCTAATCCCGATGCGGGTTGAGGACGGGGACTTCGAGGCCAACTGGAAGGAGTTCAAAAGACGCTTTGACGAGGCCTTGGAACACAACTCGGACTTTCTCGTTTTTCCCGAGTACTGCCTCACCGGCTTTAGGGAGTGGGACTTTTCCGGGGTGGAGCTCTACGAGGAGATAACCGCAAGGGTGAGCGAGCTCGCGAGGGAGAACAACGTCTACGTCGTCTTCGGCCTTCTCGAACCCTACAAGAACTGCGTTTACAACTCGGCCCTGCTCATCGGGCGGAACGGCGAAGTCCTCCTCAAGCACCGCAAGTTCCAGGAGCCCTACAAGTTCTGTACTGGCAACACGGTGAGGACTGCAAGGACAGAGTTCGGAAAAGCTGCAATCATCATCTGCGGCGACCTCTACAACAAGCGCATAGCCAAGTGGGTGAGGAGGAAGAGGCCGGATTTCCTCTTCGTTCCCATGGAATATTCGCCAGACTACGAGGAGCCCAACGAGGAGGACATAGAGGCCATGTCGGAGCGGGTTAGGCTCCTAGGTGTTAGGGCTTTCATCGTGAACAGCTTCCCGCCAGGAGGTGTGTGGGTCTTCGATAAGAACGGGGCATTAATAGTCGGGAGCAGAGGGGAGAGAATGCTTGTATGGGAAGATAAAAGAAAAGGTCAGCCGTAG
- a CDS encoding N-acetylmuramoyl-L-alanine amidase yields MRLKSAFVLLIVVLALVPASHVEGASDLSGYTICVDAGHGGHDPGAIGNGVREKDIALAIALKTAEILKKDGAKVVLTRDGDYFVTLPERVRIANSAGCDIFVSIHVNSGSSSATGFEVYHYYGSSKGNLLATYVNRELVKFIPLKNRGVREAGFYVIKYTKMPAILIETGFITNPYDVSILTNDAYQWKYSLAILHGIQRYFGVPVHDPIDSSTPVVENVRYGQHAEYFRLVVDLTKKADYSTYYTAYSNGYNLVIQVKGAKLGNLGWAKNSYGWYYRITNTRTVSYIMAKEINGNVIIVAHLNQPYLPYRHFTLSNPDRIVVDIYG; encoded by the coding sequence ATGAGACTTAAGTCAGCGTTTGTGCTGTTAATCGTTGTTCTAGCCCTCGTTCCGGCCAGCCATGTAGAGGGAGCCAGCGACCTGAGCGGTTACACGATCTGTGTTGATGCTGGACACGGGGGACACGACCCGGGAGCCATAGGAAACGGCGTTAGAGAAAAGGACATAGCTCTCGCCATAGCCCTTAAAACTGCTGAAATCCTCAAGAAGGACGGGGCTAAGGTCGTCCTCACGAGGGACGGAGATTATTTCGTCACGCTCCCTGAGAGGGTAAGGATAGCGAACAGCGCGGGCTGCGACATCTTCGTGAGCATTCACGTGAACTCCGGCTCAAGCTCCGCCACGGGCTTTGAGGTCTACCACTACTACGGCTCAAGCAAGGGGAACCTGCTGGCCACGTACGTTAACCGTGAGCTAGTGAAGTTTATACCCCTCAAGAACAGGGGCGTTAGAGAAGCCGGCTTCTACGTCATAAAATACACCAAGATGCCCGCCATACTCATTGAGACCGGGTTCATAACCAACCCCTACGACGTTTCGATCCTCACCAACGATGCCTACCAGTGGAAGTACTCCCTCGCCATCCTGCACGGGATCCAGCGCTACTTCGGCGTCCCCGTCCACGACCCGATTGACTCCTCCACCCCTGTGGTCGAGAACGTGAGGTACGGACAGCACGCTGAATACTTCCGCCTCGTCGTTGACCTCACCAAGAAGGCCGACTACTCCACCTACTACACTGCCTACTCGAACGGCTACAACCTCGTTATCCAAGTCAAGGGCGCGAAGCTCGGGAACCTCGGATGGGCGAAGAACAGCTACGGCTGGTACTACAGGATAACGAACACCCGCACCGTTTCTTACATAATGGCAAAGGAGATAAACGGGAACGTTATCATCGTCGCCCACCTGAACCAGCCCTACCTCCCCTACAGGCACTTCACCCTCAGCAACCCGGACAGGATAGTCGTCGATATCTACGGCTGA